The Maridesulfovibrio salexigens DSM 2638 region GATGGCTTTAAGTAAATCGATACCATCCATTCTCGGCATTTTGATGTCGGTGACAATTATATCAGGGTGAAAATTTTCAAGCAGCTTAAGAGCCTCAACCCCGTTTTCCGCAGTTTCAACCGTATAACCGAAATCCATAAGAGTGAGTCCGAGGAATCTTCTAAGGCCTTCCTCATCATCAACAAGCATAATTTTATTGTCACTCATCACTGCACCCCGCAAAGTCATGACACAAGTCTCCAGCCAAATCGCCGGACAAAATTCAAGTTAGAAAGGCCCCCCCGTCGACAAGCAAGCTAGTCGTCGGTCTCGCCCAGAGCCTTTCTAACTATTTCAATAACTTCAGTGGGATCAAAAGGCTTTTTAATTGTTGCCACAGCCCGTTTGATCGCCATGTGAATTCCCGGAAGACCGCTGATAACGATTACCGGGATATTGGAAAATTCATCTTCGAGGGTCAGGCGTCTGTAGAAACGCGGTCCCCATTCATGGGGCATTTCCAGATCAAGAGTAATCAGGTCCGGCTTTTCGGCCATGGCCACATCGAAGGCAGATACGCCGTCGGACGCACGACAAGTAAGGTAACCGTGGTCCTCGAATACCGTTACGAGGTAATCCACGATATACGGGTCATCATCCACAACCATTATTTTTTTGGGCATTATTTCCACCTGTGCAATGATTTTAAGGGGTTATGTTTCCCTGTGGGATGAAGCCTACACCTAGCCTGCATGTTATTTCAAGTTAAAAAAATGGCCGGCCGGTGTGTGAACACCGACCGGCCCGATATGGATTCCCGTGGATTAGCCGATTGTGTCCTTCACAATCCTGATTAGCTCTTCTGCATCGAAGGGCTTGGTCAGAGTAGCTACAGCTTTGGGAATTGCGTACTTATTAGCGTTCAGACCGCTGATAACGATAACCGGAGTTCTTTTGAACTCATCGTTCTGGGAAAGCTTGCGGTAGAAACGGGGACCCCACTCACCGGGCATTTCCAGATCAAGAGTGATAAGGTCAGGTTTCTCAGTTTCCACAGCTTCCATAGCAACGGAACCGTCTTCGGCCATTGCAGTTTCGTAGCCGTTATCGGTGAACAGTTCGCTCAGGTAAGAACGAATATCCTGATCGTCATCTATAATTAAGATCTTCTTAGACATAATAACTCCTCCTGTTGAATCTTTTCCCTCGTTATTTCCCGGCAGCCTGAAGGTGTTAGGCTGCCGGAATTAGCGATTAATCAGATTCAGTTATACTTACAGCCTAAACTTTATCGGGCTTGCTGACGCTGACCACCGGGCAGTTTGCCCTTAAGATGACCTGCTCAACGGTTGAACCGATACGTGCTCTTTCCGGATCAAGCTCATTGGTGTGATGGGCGAGGCAGATAAGGTCCACGCTCTTTTCACGGGCAAGCTTGACGATCTCGACGTAGGGAGTTCCTTCCCATACTTCGATGTCGTAGTTTTTGAAATCACCCATAAGAGGGACGTAGGTTTCTCTGATACGCTTGCGGGCGATGATCAGGTTTTCCTCGATTTCATTCTGGTCCAGAACCTTGCCGCTGATATCCAGGGCATGGAAGATAGTCAGGTCGCAGTCGAGTTCGCGGGCTGTGGACAGAGCGAATTTGAAAGCGCTCTCAGCCTGCTTGGAGAAGTCGGTACCAAAAAGGATGTTGGAGAACCCGCCCCAGTAGGATGCGGATTCACGGTGTACGGAAAGAACCGGGCAGCGAGCGGCTTTTGCTACTTTCTGCATGGTGCTTCCGGGGTAACCCTTGTGGAATGATGCACTTTCGCCGGAGCTTGCAGCCATGACCACGAGGTCGCTGTCAGCTTTACGGGCTTCACGCAGGATTTCACGGGAAGGTACACCGGTTGTCAGAACGATCTTGGCGTTGTCAGCTCCTTCGAACTGTTTGGCAAAGGTGGTTTTGAGTTCTTCTTCAACCCAAGCGAGGTATTCTTCATCAACCTCAACCTCTTCACCGGTTCGAACGTCGTTGACAACGTGGGAAAAAGCCTTGGTAGGCACACCCACAACATGGAAGATCGTTACTTCGGAACCGTAGCGTTTCGCCATGTCGAAGGCTACGCGGGCGGCACCGAAGCTCGCAGGAGAGCCGGTAGTCGCCAAAAGGATTTTCTTAAACATGTGACACCTCGTTCGTTGCGGACAATATCAGATAATCA contains the following coding sequences:
- the divK gene encoding DVU0259 family response regulator domain-containing protein, giving the protein MPKKIMVVDDDPYIVDYLVTVFEDHGYLTCRASDGVSAFDVAMAEKPDLITLDLEMPHEWGPRFYRRLTLEDEFSNIPVIVISGLPGIHMAIKRAVATIKKPFDPTEVIEIVRKALGETDD
- the divK gene encoding DVU0259 family response regulator domain-containing protein; the encoded protein is MSKKILIIDDDQDIRSYLSELFTDNGYETAMAEDGSVAMEAVETEKPDLITLDLEMPGEWGPRFYRKLSQNDEFKRTPVIVISGLNANKYAIPKAVATLTKPFDAEELIRIVKDTIG
- a CDS encoding universal stress protein, producing the protein MFKKILLATTGSPASFGAARVAFDMAKRYGSEVTIFHVVGVPTKAFSHVVNDVRTGEEVEVDEEYLAWVEEELKTTFAKQFEGADNAKIVLTTGVPSREILREARKADSDLVVMAASSGESASFHKGYPGSTMQKVAKAARCPVLSVHRESASYWGGFSNILFGTDFSKQAESAFKFALSTARELDCDLTIFHALDISGKVLDQNEIEENLIIARKRIRETYVPLMGDFKNYDIEVWEGTPYVEIVKLAREKSVDLICLAHHTNELDPERARIGSTVEQVILRANCPVVSVSKPDKV